A window of Paenibacillus sp. 19GGS1-52 contains these coding sequences:
- the ltrA gene encoding group II intron reverse transcriptase/maturase produces MLEPLLSRENLLQALKRVESNKGSHGVDGMSVKSLREHIVQNWQKIRQAIEEGTYEPSPVRRVEIPKPNGGGVRKLGIPTVTDRMLQQAIAQVLTPLFDPEFSEHSYGFRPKRRGHDAVRKARVFMKEGYRFVVDLDLEKFFDRVNHDRLMMKLSEKVKDKKVLLLIRKYLQSGVMENGFVQPTREGAPQGGPLSPLLSNIVLDELDKELEKRGHRFVRYADDCNIYVKTLRAGERVKASVTRFIETRLKLKVNPAKSAVDRPWKRKFLGFSFSIDQEPKVRIAKQSLQKAKVRIREITSRKKPMRMEERMKELNQYLMGWCGYFSLADTPSIFQRMDAWIRRRLRMCLWKQWKNPRTKVKRLLSLGMPKDRAYEWGNTRKGYWRIAGSPILSRALNNQYWESNGLKSLLDRYNSLRNIS; encoded by the coding sequence ATGTTGGAGCCGTTGCTGTCACGGGAAAATCTTCTACAAGCGTTAAAGCGAGTCGAATCGAATAAAGGAAGTCATGGCGTAGATGGGATGTCCGTAAAATCCTTACGCGAACACATTGTACAAAACTGGCAGAAGATACGGCAAGCGATAGAAGAGGGAACCTATGAGCCGAGCCCCGTGCGTCGGGTCGAAATCCCGAAACCGAATGGCGGAGGTGTCAGGAAGTTAGGCATTCCTACCGTGACCGACCGAATGCTACAGCAAGCGATCGCCCAAGTGTTAACCCCATTGTTCGATCCAGAGTTCTCGGAACATAGTTATGGCTTCCGCCCTAAGCGGCGAGGACATGACGCTGTGAGGAAAGCCAGAGTATTCATGAAAGAAGGCTACCGATTCGTAGTCGACCTGGACTTGGAGAAGTTCTTTGACCGCGTCAACCATGACCGTCTAATGATGAAGCTTTCGGAGAAAGTGAAGGACAAGAAAGTCCTGTTACTCATTCGTAAATACCTTCAGTCGGGCGTAATGGAGAACGGGTTCGTTCAACCGACACGAGAAGGAGCACCGCAAGGGGGCCCTTTGAGTCCGTTATTATCTAATATCGTACTAGACGAACTGGACAAGGAATTAGAGAAACGTGGACACCGCTTCGTCCGCTATGCGGACGACTGTAATATCTACGTGAAAACGCTAAGAGCAGGCGAACGAGTCAAGGCATCCGTCACCCGATTCATCGAGACAAGGCTAAAACTGAAGGTCAATCCAGCGAAGAGCGCGGTAGACCGTCCATGGAAACGGAAGTTTCTAGGGTTTAGTTTTAGCATAGACCAAGAGCCGAAAGTGAGAATTGCAAAACAGTCCTTACAGAAAGCGAAGGTTAGAATTCGAGAGATCACCTCCCGAAAGAAGCCGATGAGGATGGAAGAGCGAATGAAGGAACTAAACCAATACCTAATGGGATGGTGTGGGTACTTCTCGCTTGCGGATACGCCAAGTATCTTTCAAAGGATGGACGCGTGGATACGAAGAAGGCTACGAATGTGCCTATGGAAGCAATGGAAGAACCCGCGAACCAAAGTTAAAAGGCTTTTATCTCTAGGCATGCCCAAGGATAGAGCCTATGAGTGGGGGAATACCCGTAAAGGGTATTGGCGAATAGCAGGAAGTCCAATTTTGTCACGAGCATTGAATAACCAATACTGGGAATCCAATGGATTAAAGAGCTTGTTGGACAGATACAACTCCTTACGGAATATTTCATGA
- a CDS encoding xanthine phosphoribosyltransferase, with protein MEVLKQRILEEGVVVSDQVLKLDALLNHQVDPQLTMEMGREFAGRFADCGITRIVTVESSGIAVAFATAYVMNVPLVFARRKKTLLADPDALCERVPSFTKGIVTDIMLSRQFISSEDKILFIDDIIANGDAARGLIKIIQRSGAELVGLGVVVEKSFQAGARTIREQGIRLESLVRIMSLSDGKIVFDD; from the coding sequence ATGGAAGTGTTGAAACAACGGATTTTGGAAGAAGGGGTCGTAGTTTCAGATCAGGTGCTGAAGCTGGACGCTCTATTGAACCATCAGGTTGATCCACAGCTGACGATGGAAATGGGACGGGAGTTTGCTGGGAGATTTGCCGATTGTGGCATTACGCGAATAGTTACTGTAGAATCCTCAGGCATTGCCGTGGCATTTGCCACCGCATACGTAATGAATGTGCCACTGGTATTTGCACGCCGTAAAAAAACGCTGTTGGCTGACCCGGATGCCTTGTGTGAGAGAGTACCTTCTTTTACAAAAGGTATTGTTACGGACATCATGTTATCGCGTCAGTTCATTTCTTCGGAGGATAAAATACTCTTTATCGATGACATTATCGCCAATGGTGATGCAGCGCGTGGGCTGATTAAAATCATTCAGCGCTCCGGTGCGGAGCTGGTTGGGCTGGGTGTTGTCGTGGAGAAAAGCTTCCAAGCTGGAGCTCGTACAATCAGAGAACAGGGCATTCGGTTGGAGTCGCTGGTCAGAATTATGTCTCTTAGCGATGGGAAAATTGTTTTTGACGATTAA
- a CDS encoding GerAB/ArcD/ProY family transporter, translating to MKSHVRTLQIAFTYIGTIVGAGFATGQEILKFFTQYGQWAVLTILLSTILFIWLGTKMMIIARRIEAESYEDFNRHLFGEKVGSSISLFTMVILIGVNSIMLAGAGAIFQEHLGLHYQTGLLLTLLGSYFLLKRGISGILQMNSIVVPLMLTLSLIIIFNTFEIPNAGRFLFLDTDSSIFGAWMSPLLYTAFNLAMAQAVLVPLARHTDKERALVRGGILGGIGIGFMLLAAHFAMSSQMPGILQFEIPMGSIAFRLGTLVQTVYLLLIFLEIFSTFVADIYGVGEQLKQHLRIAPSLITPLLMLICYLLSQFGFSSLLSVFYPIFGALSLIWAVKLLRTPWSSPPHKKQSSSPHGSDGKNISSISPKPVTRFTRK from the coding sequence ATGAAATCTCATGTCCGCACACTGCAGATCGCATTCACTTATATTGGCACCATTGTAGGAGCCGGATTCGCGACGGGACAGGAAATCCTTAAATTCTTCACCCAATACGGTCAGTGGGCAGTACTGACGATCTTGCTCTCCACCATACTTTTTATCTGGCTAGGCACAAAAATGATGATTATCGCCAGGCGGATTGAAGCGGAATCCTATGAGGATTTCAACCGTCACCTCTTCGGTGAAAAGGTGGGCAGCAGCATTAGCCTATTCACCATGGTTATTCTTATCGGTGTAAACAGCATTATGCTGGCCGGGGCGGGCGCTATTTTTCAAGAGCATTTAGGTCTTCATTATCAGACCGGGCTGCTGTTGACGTTGTTGGGCTCTTATTTCCTGCTGAAACGCGGTATTTCCGGTATCCTGCAGATGAATAGCATCGTGGTGCCTTTAATGCTCACTCTGTCGCTTATTATCATCTTCAATACTTTTGAGATACCGAATGCAGGCCGATTCCTGTTCCTTGACACCGATAGCAGTATCTTTGGGGCCTGGATGTCCCCACTGCTGTATACTGCCTTTAATCTGGCAATGGCGCAAGCTGTACTGGTTCCACTAGCCCGGCATACCGACAAAGAACGTGCCCTTGTACGAGGCGGCATTCTTGGCGGTATAGGCATAGGATTCATGTTGCTGGCGGCCCACTTTGCCATGAGCTCGCAGATGCCAGGGATCTTGCAGTTCGAAATCCCCATGGGCAGCATTGCCTTCCGGCTAGGAACATTGGTGCAAACTGTCTATCTATTGCTGATCTTCCTGGAAATCTTCAGTACCTTTGTCGCTGATATTTATGGCGTCGGTGAGCAGTTGAAACAGCATTTGCGGATTGCACCTTCGCTGATTACGCCGCTACTGATGTTAATCTGCTATTTGCTCAGCCAGTTTGGGTTCAGCTCTCTGCTCTCGGTATTCTACCCTATCTTCGGCGCCTTGTCCCTGATCTGGGCAGTCAAGCTGCTGCGTACTCCATGGTCATCTCCGCCGCATAAAAAGCAATCCTCTTCACCTCACGGCTCGGATGGTAAAAATATCTCCAGCATATCTCCTAAACCAGTCACTCGGTTTACACGGAAATGA